A window of Tachyglossus aculeatus isolate mTacAcu1 chromosome 21, mTacAcu1.pri, whole genome shotgun sequence genomic DNA:
AAGAAGCTATGTTACATTCACTCCACCCAGACAGAATAACTGTCCTACAAAAAACTCAGATGACTCTTAAAATGGATTTAGTAATAAAACCAGGAGATAACTTTAATAAAGTCCAAAGTAGAAATCAGAATTTGCGAGAAAAAATTCAAATTTCCATTCTTTTGTAACATTCATACAAAGCGAGCTCTTACTCCAAGGAAAAATGGAAGAGATTTCATACTCCACAAGGAAAAGAGTCAAACAGGAAAGCTTAGACAGAAGACACTTAGGACTATGATACAACATGAGACATGTGTGATACAATAGATCTAATGCAAACTTTTTGGAAATTGTCCAACCCGAACAAAAAGCAACAGAATGGTGATTTGAATGACCTCGGCTTCCAGTGTCCTAAATCACCACCGTTAGCATTTACTGAGGGTTCTGTGCAGGGATCTGTTGGGAGGCACTTGAAAGAACAGTGAGAAAAAAGACAGCCCTTGTCCTTGAGGAGTTCATAATCTATTTACCAATAATATTTGTAACAACAATAGCATAATAGGGTCATTACACATCATTAAGGTGGACTTaagaaatgaaagaaataaaAGTCCCTGTTAAACGATTGGGGAGGGGCAGTGGTAACgtgatgggagaggaaaggagggaagctgGGGTCATGGTGGTGAGAACCTCAACAACAGCCCAAGGAAGCTTTGGGGAGGAATCAGGTTGAGAACCAACCCTGGAAAAGTAAGGAGAAGCGCCAGTGACCTCTTCTCAGGCAGTATGTCACTCCCTCTTAAAAACTCCCCAGGCCATACCGCCCCTACTCTGATGTTAATTAGTCAGAAATTTCTGCTGTTTTAATATAAAATAgcaataaaaaaatatttttttctatgttaatcacttagtatatgccaagcagtgtactaagcactaggatggatacaaaagaatcaggccagacacacgGTCCTGGTTCCTTGTGGGACTCAAGGTCTAAGGGAAaatacaggaattgaatccccattttacagaggaggaaactgaggcctaaaaaatttaagtgacttgccagggtcacgcagcagagctgggattagaacccaggtcttctaactcccaggcccatgctctttccactaggcttctctgtatgtatgtatatatatatatatatatatatatttgttcatatatgtgtacaaatatatattcaatcgtatttattgagcacttactgtgtgcagagcactgtactaagcgcttgggaagtacaagttggcaacacatagagacggtccctacccaacagcgggctcacagtctagtctatacATATGGAAGAGAAATAATTTTACGATTGTTTAAATACAGCTGAACGCAGTTGAATTTGATGTGATGTTTGCAATGGATGGCTAAAATTTTTCTGTGTACATGTACAATCAAATAAATATATTTCATTCAAGGTTTACAATGGATGACAGCAACGTCTAGCCTGAGGACTTTCCAACTGTGAAAGTGGAGCTATACATATGAACTCTGTGTAACAAGACATCATAGAATTCACCCCGATCAAGAaaaccattttatttttaaattattacaTTATACATTTTCCCATATCTAGAGGGGAATTTGCACTGCAGACCATGTATACATTAAATTAACCAAGAGCCTGAGACCATTTTACAGCACCTCTTATGGAAAATTCCTAAAACACAGTTGCATATGGAGAGGGGTGCTGCAAAACAAAACGTTTAAACCGACCTAGTATTAATAAACTGCGGGGTGGAGGAATGATCAATTGTAAAAGCTTCCATGACGACACAAGAAATAAAGAGATGACTCGTGATTTTCTTGCACCATTAAAATGAACTCGTATTCTTCAGCAGTGAAAAACAGCTGGAAACATAGCGAGTGTGGGCCACATTCAGTGGCTGTTGTCTGGGCCACACAGAACTGTCTTAGTCTGATAAAGAAGAGCCTTGTATTTGAAGAACCACGGAGACTTTCTTCTTCCATATGGTTTTGTGGTTTTCCATGAGCTTAAACTGGGACCACGACTTGACAATCCTGGAGCTGAATGTTAcagtcagttaacttttcccaCCAGGAATCTTGAAGAATACGTTTTAAGAGATTTGGCAAGTCTGAACTCTTCATCCCTAAATATTTTCTACTACAATACAAATTATTCTGCTAAAGCAGCAACTAAACATACAAAACCTTTCTGAAAAGCATGAGAAAGCTTTTAAAACTGTTCATGGCATGAACAAAAAGAGCCTTTAAAGTGAGGAAAACAGCAAGTGAAGGTACTTTTTCAAATGTGTAGAAGAATAGGTTTCAAAAGTCAACAGTCATTTTTGAAAATCACTTTGGAAACCACGTAATTACACTACGCCATGGTAAAGATACATGATACTGCTGAAAACAAATATAACTTCTGAATCAATGTCCAGATTTGAATTTCACTTCCATGTTTGGCTCTCCTAGATGAAAATTATCCAGACGCTTTCTTTGCTTTGGTGAATTTCAAAAGAATGAGGGACTGTACAACTGGACACCACGTCTGAGCCTTATTTCAAACAGAACATGGCTCTGACGCAGGAACTCTGTCTTGGCACTTAGGCACTGTAAACTGTGTCTTCCAATCTGATGTCATAAATTGGATCGGTAAAAATAAAACCCAACCAGGTGGTTGGGCTCTCTAGTTATAATGCAGACTGCCACCTGCAAAAAATGCATTCTAAGAaatatatttacaaaataaaaatatgCTTTCCCAAGCCTACACCAAAAAAATACCTTGAGTACTTCTAACAGGATTCtgctttgtgtttttgttttttaaaaaaagaaatcatcaGGTGACTGAGAGGTCCATACTGGATCAAATTAAAGGCAGTGGGTAAGTTTTTCACTTGTTTCTATATTCACAGAAGAAAGGTCTCAGCGCTAGGTTGTGTAATAACACTCCTTTCGTGTGGCTATTGTGATTGGGCCTGCCAGTCTTTTTGAGAAAGACCTGTTTTATGAAATGATGTaacagcaatttttttttaaaaagtatttctAAGCTGTGTAATATGAAAATAAACTCCTGTACATAAACACGTTTATGTCCATGATGTTACAGGTCTGCCCATTCACCCACACCTAGAAAAGAGGAATCAAGATTAAATCCCACTTCTGACATGCTTTCCTGAATGCACGTGAGTCAGGTGGCCAGGTGGCAAAGTGCCCTATGTAAAAGGTCATTTGGTCTTTGCCTTccctccctttaaaaaaaaaaaaatacatacacacataaaaAAACCCACACCAATTTTAAAGATAAAGTGAATGTTTGTGCTCATAAAAAGTGCCAGATTGACAGCATCAGAGACCAAAGCTCACTAAGATCCACAGAGCAAGATTCATCTTTAGCAGATCCACTATGAAAGGCTCATCCCGAACACAACAGTTGATTCAGTCTGGTTCGATCTCAGAAACAAGGcagcccttgacttctctgttaagGCTGCAAACAAGGGTGCTAATTGAGGAGGCAAAGGAGCCTGCCAACCACAAATCACCCATTCATTTATGCATAAACTGATAAGCAGCCATATGGGAGGACAATTTAGGGTGACTCCTGGGCAGTATACCATGGAACCAGCATTTTAGAGGGAAAAGTCTCTGCAACTCCTTTGAGATCCTTCAAGCAGCACTTGCTGGGATTCGAAGGTTTATACTTTtgaccccttcccctcacccctttaAAGGATTCAATAAAGTACCCTAGAAAATTTCAACTGCAAAAGCAAAACGCTGCCATGTGGTGGACTTGGTGAGGTTCAAATTGGAGTTGAAAGGGTGGCAAAGCCCCCTCTTTTACACAGATCTTTACCACATTTTCATCCTGGTCCTACAAACGCTTATAGGTACCAAGGAGAGCTTTGCAATTGGGACAGTAGTGATCCACGTCCTGAAGGGCATCCACACAAAATGGAATAAAACAGCAGCCAGCTGCACACCTGATAAAAACAAAATGCACAGTCCTTTATTGAACAATACCTTTTTCAAACAGCCGTCTTTTTCCCGTGGACAATTGTTCTTATAAAATCATGAACACCAGAAAGGACTGTAGCTCAAAATAGTGATGAGGGCATCATTTCTAGAATCTGTTCATACCACCTGCCCCGGGGCAAAAAACTCTTCTCTGATAAATACTTAAGATTCGGTTTCACCAGGAGAAAGACGACTACAAAAAtagttcattcttcattcattcatatttattgagcacttactgtgtgcagagcactgtactaagcacttgggaagtacaagttggcaacatatagagatggtccccacccaacaacaggcttacagtctagaagggggagacgttcATAACTTTGCCTCCGGCTTCAGGAATCTGCCATCCCAGTAGGGCTTGGAAATACTCAGGCAACTGGCTCTAAATAAGAATCTTCTTGACGTAAGAGCATGTCAAATGTGCAGGCCAGTTCTGACTAGGTGATTGTTGCTTATCAACAAAATAACCACAGATTAAGCAGTTCCAGGGTTTACTGGAATATTAcaaaaaaaatggagaaattaTGTTGCAGAACTCTGACTCTGTGAAGCAACTTCCTTATTTGTTCAAAGTCACCTTTCTTCACACGGTATTTAAACGCTGCCCTCTTTGATTGAAAATGTACTTCAGTGTAGGATTTTCACTTGGCATTTGCATGGTTTCCAAAAATGACTCAGACGCCAGTTAAATGGGTTCCAAAAGGAAAACACTAATGCTCAAGAAAAATGTTAACATTTTTTTACACAGCACTTTATTCCTATGGAATTCAGAACATTTAACTAGCAGAACAGTCCAGCAGACAAGAATTCTAGATTAGGTGTCAAGAAGTCCATTTTAAGAGAAACCTACTCTGCTACTTATtaactgagtgaccttgagcagaaATCACCAAACTTCTGGGCAATAATGTCTCCAaatgaaaatgaagattaagagttcCAGCTGTGACCAAAATAACCTGTAACAAAGACAGGCATATTTATCCATAATCCTACTTAAGGGAAGTGGGGCAAATCCTTGTTATAAAAGGTCAAAATGCTTTGAAAACAATAACTCCCCCAAAAATTGAGAAAGGTTTCTAAAAGCTTCCCTTAACTTCAAACAAACATTTGAATTCAGGCCACAGACCTAGAAATTGCCGAGAAAAGAAAACCCTGTTGAGGTCATTGCCAGGCAGAGATGAAAGCAATGGCCATGATTGTTTCCACATGCTCCTAGGTCACTTTCTCATAAACACTGAGTAAATTAAGAAGTTCAAGTCTTCCTGGATCTTTTCCAACCAGAGAGGAGAAATGTCAAAGTGGAAGTACGGGGGGAATTTCTCAAAACACAGAGGCACGTGACATTATCGACTCACCCCAACAGGCAGAGGCTACCACAAGACAGCCATGTTAGGGCCCCTGCATTGTAGGAGAGGTGTGTCACTATCATCTTGTTACAAGAAGGGCAGCACATCTGGACAGGACGATCAAAATATGAGACTGGCTGCTGCACATAGACGGTCTGAACAGTGACTGAGAAGACAAAAAGGCAACGAGAGTCAATAAAAAACCTGTTAGGCAGGCAGTGAAAAAGACTGCATGAAAATGGCCAACTGTCTAATAGGATCCAACAGGCTGAAATCATTATACTTGATATCTGGTACATGGGATACAAGAGAAAGGACACAAATGATTAGGCCGCCATGACAAGATGGCTAATCAGTACCTGGATGACTTGTGCTAAGCAGGTTGGTGAGAGTGGAAGGgaaactgtattttccaaacgcttagtacagtgctgtgcacaccgtagcactcaataaatatgactgagtgaatgaatgaaattattggATCCTCTCCTCTTACCTGAGCTCCTAGACGCATATTAAAAATACCTGCACAAACTGGGAAACTGCAAGGAAATAGAAAAAATCTTCCACTCTGCAGCCCCCTCTTATTTTTTgctggaagaaagagggaggtcgCTCCTTGGAGAGCAACTATTTATGCTGATTCCACACCTCCCTAGCTTACCTGCTTAGCACTcagcaagggctcaatcaatgtcactgattgatagcAACTGTGGCAGGACTGCCATGAGCACTAGCTTAACACCCTGCCCCACAAATGACACTGCCCACTTATCTACACACTAGCACAAAGAGATAACTGAGtactgggagacaggggagaacAATAGACTTAAACAACATTCCCACAATTTAGGTCCTCATTAGGAATCTCTCTATGGCTTCTTTTCCTCCACAATGGGAAGAAGACAGGGCTTCACTGAGTCTAGTCAATGTTGCATTCTGGAATGTAAGGACCACGTGAGTGGCTATTAaggcactgaatcaatcaatcaatggtatttatttagtgcttactgggtgcagcgcaccatactaagtgcttgggagagtatattataacagatttggtggtcatgttccctgtccacaatgagcttgcagtctaaaaataAGTACACAAGTCTAAGGGCAGTGAGGCGAAGACAGCCATGAAAATGGCCCTGGAAATAAAATGCATCAGAGTTGCTTCAGAAATAAGAGTCCAAAtgtcagtatttgttgagcacttattgtgtacagggcaatgtactgagcacttaagagagtacagtacgaaAGATCACAGTGATGAGTTGAAAATCCTATATACCCATACCCAAAGAAATAATCCTTAATGTGTGATGAAAGTATTGATAGGTATGGCATTTTATAGCTATATCTCTCTCATCTAGTGTGCATATCTTTCATTACTTATTATCAATTACTTATTTCTTCATatctatgcctgtctccccctctggactgtaagctccttatggccagggaatgtgtctgcaaattctgttgtactctactctcccaagtgcttactacagtgttctgcaagtaataataataataataattatggtatctgttgatcgcttactatgtgctatgcactgttctaagcattggggtgaacacgcgcaaatcaggttggacacagtcccttgtctcatgggaggcccacagtctcaatccccattttatacatgaagtACCTGGgttaaagaaaagtgaagtgacttgccccaggtcacacagcagtggcagagctgggattagaacccatgaccttctgacatccaggcccttgctctgtgcactcaataaataccatcaattgatggaCAGATGTAGATATATATCTAAATCGGCAGACTTACTCGCATTTGGATTAGGTGCTGGCATCGGCTGGGGATAGTATGCGGGAGGGTTTGCTCCCTTTGCATCTGCCCCTGACCACACTCCAGGGACCGTTCCAGGAACAGGGGGTGGGTAACAACTGTTGAATGCCAATGTCTCTTCATAAGACGGAGGAGCTGACGGAGCAGACGAAGAACCAGGAGCGGCAGGAGCCGACATCTTAGCTGAGATAAAAGCAGAAGAAAAAATAAGGC
This region includes:
- the LITAF gene encoding lipopolysaccharide-induced tumor necrosis factor-alpha factor, which produces MSAPAAPGSSSAPSAPPSYEETLAFNSCYPPPVPGTVPGVWSGADAKGANPPAYYPQPMPAPNPNAITVQTVYVQQPVSYFDRPVQMCCPSCNKMIVTHLSYNAGALTWLSCGSLCLLGCAAGCCFIPFCVDALQDVDHYCPNCKALLGTYKRL